From Mucilaginibacter rubeus, a single genomic window includes:
- a CDS encoding bifunctional response regulator/alkaline phosphatase family protein, producing MQDTTILWADDEIDLLRPHILFLGEKGYKVTTVTNGYDAVDSFKSNYFDLVFLDENMPGLTGLETLQQIKNINNDVPIVLITKNEEEYLMEDAIGSKIDDYLIKPVHPKQILLTIKKLTENKRLVTEKTTMAYQMDFRTLGMTLNDNLSHQEWVDVYKKLIYWELELEKLEDAGMHEILTLQKAEANMQFCKFVERNYLNWIKNPDLAPTSSPQLFKKKVFPKLDGKGPLFFILIDNLRYDQFKIINPIISEYFRLEEEDTYYSILPTATQYARNSIFSGLMPLDMEKRYPSMWQNDEDEGGKNLYEAEFLADHLKRVLRKDCKHSYHKILNIDEGRALNESVNNLMNNELNVIVYNFVDMLSHARTDMQMIRELASDDAAYRSLTLSWFEHSPLFDLLKYLAQKQVRVVITTDHGTIRVKNPSKIVGDRNTNTNLRYKQGKNLNYNAKEVFHIRNPHDAMLPRLHISSSFVFAKEDSYFVYPNNYNHFVNFYNETFQHGGISLEEMIVPVVTYGPK from the coding sequence ATGCAAGACACCACCATTTTATGGGCCGATGACGAAATTGACCTGCTAAGACCACATATACTTTTCCTGGGCGAAAAGGGCTATAAAGTAACTACCGTAACCAATGGCTACGATGCTGTTGACTCGTTCAAGAGCAACTATTTCGACCTGGTTTTTCTTGATGAAAACATGCCCGGCCTTACCGGCCTGGAAACCCTGCAGCAGATCAAGAACATCAATAATGATGTACCTATTGTGCTGATCACTAAAAACGAGGAAGAATACCTGATGGAAGATGCCATCGGCTCCAAGATAGACGACTACCTGATTAAGCCGGTACACCCTAAGCAGATATTGCTGACCATTAAAAAGCTTACCGAGAACAAGCGCCTTGTTACCGAGAAGACCACCATGGCTTACCAGATGGATTTCCGGACACTGGGCATGACGCTTAACGATAACCTGAGCCACCAGGAATGGGTTGATGTTTATAAGAAACTTATTTACTGGGAGCTTGAGCTTGAAAAGCTGGAAGATGCTGGCATGCACGAAATCCTGACGCTGCAAAAGGCCGAAGCCAATATGCAGTTTTGCAAGTTTGTGGAGCGCAATTACCTGAACTGGATCAAAAATCCAGACCTCGCGCCAACCTCATCGCCTCAACTATTTAAGAAGAAGGTATTTCCTAAGCTGGATGGCAAGGGCCCCCTATTTTTTATTTTGATAGATAACCTGAGGTATGATCAGTTTAAGATCATTAACCCCATTATTTCTGAATATTTCAGGCTGGAGGAAGAAGATACTTATTACAGTATCCTGCCAACGGCAACACAATATGCGCGTAACTCCATCTTCTCTGGCCTGATGCCTTTGGATATGGAAAAACGCTATCCATCCATGTGGCAAAACGATGAGGATGAAGGTGGTAAAAACCTTTACGAGGCCGAGTTTTTGGCCGATCACCTGAAGCGTGTATTACGTAAAGATTGTAAACATTCATACCACAAGATCCTGAACATTGACGAAGGCCGTGCCCTGAACGAGTCGGTAAATAACCTCATGAACAATGAGCTTAACGTGATCGTTTATAACTTTGTGGATATGCTATCGCATGCCCGTACCGACATGCAGATGATCCGCGAGCTGGCGAGTGATGACGCTGCTTACCGTTCATTAACCCTATCTTGGTTTGAGCATTCGCCATTGTTTGATCTGTTAAAATATTTAGCGCAGAAACAGGTACGTGTAGTGATCACTACCGATCACGGTACCATCCGCGTAAAAAATCCAAGCAAAATTGTGGGCGACAGGAACACCAACACTAACCTGCGTTATAAACAAGGTAAAAACCTGAATTATAATGCCAAAGAGGTGTTCCATATCCGCAACCCGCATGATGCTATGCTGCCAAGGTTGCACATTAGCTCAAGCTTTGTTTTTGCTAAGGAAGACAGCTATTTTGTATACCCGAACAACTACAACCACTTTGTTAATTTCTATAATGAAACCTTCCAGCATGGAGGCATTTCGTTAGAGGAAATGATTGTACCCGTGGTTACTTACGGGCCTAAATAA
- a CDS encoding SulP family inorganic anion transporter, giving the protein MKPSLRLFDFSQKINYKNEILAGLTVAMTMMPESLSFAILAGFPPLMGLYAAFIMGLITSIFGGRPGLVSGGAGATVVVLIALMKSHGLEYVFAAVALAGVVQILVGLFKLGKFILLVPQPVMYGFVNGLAVIIFMAQLEQFKTVVNGQETWLSGTPLLIMAGLVALTIAIVIILPKFTKAVPPSLVAIIVVFALVLGFGIHTKTVRDIAAVSGGFPPFHIPAIPLSIDTLKIIFPYALIMAGVGLTEGLLTLNLVDEMTATRGNSNRECIAQGSANILNGFFSGMGGCPMIAQTLVNLSAGSRARLSGIIASLTILFIIFFGAPVIEKLPMAALTGVMIMVAISTFEWISFRIINKMPKQDVFVGILVALITIWLHNLALAVLIGVIISALVFAWESAKRIRARKYIDEAGVKHYEIYGPLFFGSVMAFNEKFDIAGDPEAVVIDFKDSRIADMSGIEALNKLTEKYRQAGKKLQLKHVSEDCVTLLKNAEGIINVNILEDPSYRVVVEK; this is encoded by the coding sequence ATGAAGCCCTCTTTACGTCTTTTCGACTTTTCGCAAAAAATCAATTATAAAAACGAGATCCTGGCCGGATTAACGGTAGCCATGACCATGATGCCCGAATCATTATCGTTTGCTATCCTTGCCGGCTTTCCGCCGCTGATGGGATTGTATGCCGCCTTTATCATGGGCTTGATAACTTCTATATTTGGCGGCAGGCCGGGACTCGTATCCGGCGGGGCAGGGGCAACCGTTGTGGTACTTATCGCCCTCATGAAATCGCACGGGTTGGAGTATGTTTTCGCGGCGGTGGCCTTGGCTGGTGTAGTACAAATTCTGGTTGGCTTGTTTAAACTGGGCAAGTTTATCCTCCTGGTGCCGCAGCCGGTAATGTACGGCTTTGTTAACGGTCTCGCCGTTATCATTTTCATGGCCCAGCTGGAGCAATTTAAAACCGTAGTTAACGGACAGGAAACCTGGCTTAGCGGCACGCCGCTACTGATCATGGCCGGGTTGGTAGCTCTAACCATCGCCATAGTAATTATTTTACCTAAGTTCACCAAAGCTGTTCCTCCATCGCTTGTGGCTATTATTGTTGTGTTTGCACTGGTTTTGGGTTTCGGGATCCATACCAAAACAGTAAGAGATATCGCGGCAGTAAGCGGGGGCTTTCCTCCGTTTCATATCCCGGCTATCCCACTTAGTATCGATACATTAAAAATCATTTTCCCTTACGCACTCATCATGGCAGGAGTTGGCCTTACCGAAGGCTTGTTAACCTTAAACCTTGTTGATGAAATGACTGCTACCCGCGGCAACAGCAACCGCGAATGTATTGCCCAGGGAAGCGCAAACATCCTCAATGGTTTCTTTTCGGGCATGGGAGGCTGCCCAATGATTGCTCAGACGCTGGTTAACCTATCTGCGGGCTCACGGGCGAGGTTATCAGGTATCATAGCATCTCTGACTATCCTGTTCATTATATTCTTCGGTGCGCCGGTTATTGAAAAGTTACCTATGGCCGCGCTTACCGGGGTAATGATCATGGTGGCCATTAGTACTTTTGAATGGATCAGTTTCCGTATCATTAATAAGATGCCTAAACAGGATGTATTTGTTGGAATCCTGGTAGCACTAATTACGATATGGCTGCACAACCTTGCCCTTGCGGTATTGATAGGCGTTATTATTTCGGCGTTGGTTTTTGCATGGGAGAGCGCCAAACGTATCCGGGCGCGCAAATACATTGACGAAGCGGGCGTAAAGCATTATGAAATATACGGTCCATTGTTTTTTGGTTCGGTGATGGCTTTTAACGAAAAGTTTGACATCGCGGGTGATCCGGAAGCAGTAGTGATCGACTTTAAAGATAGCCGCATCGCGGATATGTCGGGCATTGAGGCGCTAAACAAACTCACCGAAAAATATCGCCAGGCCGGCAAGAAACTACAGCTAAAACACGTAAGCGAAGATTGCGTAACACTGCTTAAAAACGCCGAAGGGATCATCAACGTTAACATCCTCGAAGATCCCTCTTACCGGGTGGTGGTTGAAAAATAG
- a CDS encoding rRNA adenine methyltransferase, with protein MQIDPENHVNKLCGQGMLLEGEGKPNEASALFHQAWDEATNATEKFIAAHYVARHQQSVADKLKWDETALNLALGIEGDEVKPVYPSLYLNIAKCHEDLKNLDKALENYQLGLSFTQFLPDDGYGNMIRAGINNGIERVSIL; from the coding sequence ATGCAAATCGACCCTGAAAACCACGTTAACAAGCTTTGCGGGCAAGGAATGTTATTAGAAGGCGAAGGTAAACCAAATGAAGCATCGGCCCTGTTCCATCAGGCATGGGATGAAGCTACAAATGCTACTGAAAAGTTTATTGCAGCACACTATGTTGCCCGGCATCAGCAAAGTGTTGCCGATAAACTAAAATGGGATGAAACAGCTCTAAACCTTGCGCTTGGTATAGAAGGGGACGAGGTAAAACCGGTTTATCCCTCACTTTACCTTAACATAGCTAAATGCCATGAGGATCTGAAGAACCTTGACAAGGCGCTTGAAAACTATCAATTGGGATTAAGTTTCACCCAGTTTTTGCCCGATGATGGTTATGGCAATATGATCAGGGCAGGGATTAACAATGGGATAGAGCGGGTAAGCATCCTCTAA
- a CDS encoding succinate dehydrogenase/fumarate reductase iron-sulfur subunit, translated as MNGNMNLTLKVWRQKNAQTSGKFVSYKAENISPDMSFLEMLDVVNESLTHKGDEPINFDHDCREGICGMCSLYINGHPHGPKRGITTCQLHMRTFHDGETITIEPWRAEAFPIVKDLAVDRSAFDRIQQAGGYVSVNTGGVPDGNAIPIPKVIADEAFNSATCIGCGACVAACKNASAMLFVSAKITQLGLLPQGQPERYRRVQSMVAQMDEEGFGSCTNTGACEAECPKEIKLTNIARMNNDYFSAKLFREDEVHEQGH; from the coding sequence ATGAACGGAAATATGAACCTGACGCTTAAAGTATGGCGTCAAAAAAATGCTCAAACCTCGGGTAAATTTGTAAGCTACAAAGCTGAAAATATTTCGCCTGACATGTCGTTCCTTGAAATGCTCGACGTGGTTAACGAAAGCCTTACCCATAAAGGTGACGAGCCAATTAACTTTGACCACGACTGCCGCGAAGGCATCTGCGGTATGTGTTCATTATATATCAACGGTCACCCACACGGACCAAAGCGCGGTATCACTACCTGCCAGCTGCACATGCGTACCTTCCACGATGGCGAAACTATCACCATTGAGCCATGGCGCGCCGAAGCATTCCCTATCGTAAAAGACTTGGCGGTTGACCGTTCAGCTTTCGACAGGATCCAGCAGGCAGGCGGTTACGTTTCGGTAAACACAGGTGGTGTACCTGATGGTAACGCAATCCCAATTCCTAAAGTTATTGCTGACGAGGCCTTCAACTCAGCTACCTGTATCGGTTGCGGAGCATGCGTTGCAGCTTGTAAAAATGCTTCGGCTATGCTGTTTGTATCTGCTAAGATCACCCAGTTAGGTTTATTACCACAAGGTCAGCCAGAGCGTTACCGTCGTGTGCAATCAATGGTTGCCCAGATGGATGAAGAAGGATTTGGTAGCTGTACCAACACCGGTGCCTGCGAAGCTGAGTGCCCTAAGGAAATTAAATTGACCAACATTGCCCGCATGAACAACGACTATTTCAGCGCGAAACTGTTCAGGGAAGATGAAGTACACGAACAAGGTCATTAA
- a CDS encoding four helix bundle protein produces MHNLKELKIWQKAIDLAVLVYKATANYPPDERFGLTSQIRRAAVSIPSNIAEGAGRNSNKEFSRFLGIANGSSYELQTQLVISNKLGLLKDDVLNDLLKQIEELQKMNYAFQKMLSN; encoded by the coding sequence ATGCACAATTTAAAAGAATTGAAAATTTGGCAAAAGGCCATTGATTTAGCGGTTTTGGTTTACAAGGCAACCGCAAATTATCCGCCCGATGAACGATTTGGCTTAACAAGTCAAATAAGACGTGCAGCTGTTTCAATTCCTTCAAATATTGCCGAAGGAGCAGGACGAAATTCAAACAAAGAGTTTTCCCGTTTTTTAGGCATTGCTAATGGTTCTTCATATGAGCTGCAAACACAATTAGTTATATCAAATAAATTAGGCCTTTTAAAAGACGACGTATTAAATGATCTACTTAAGCAGATCGAAGAATTGCAAAAAATGAACTATGCTTTTCAAAAAATGCTGTCAAACTAA
- a CDS encoding fumarate reductase/succinate dehydrogenase flavoprotein subunit — protein MTLDAKIPQGPLAEKWSKHKFDLKLVNPANKRKYDIIIVGTGLAGASAAATLGELGYNVKAFCFQDSPRRAHSIAAQGGINAAKNYQNDGDSVFRLFYDTIKGGDYRARESNVHRLAEVSVNIIDQCVAQGVPFAREYGGLLDNRSFGGSQVSRTFYARGQTGQQLLLGAYSALNRQIHAGKVKMYTRHEMLDVVTIDGHAKGIVTRNMLTGAIDTHAGHAVLLCTGGYSNVFYLSTNAIGSNVTAAWRAHKRGAFFGNPCYTQIHPTCIPVTGDHQSKLTLMSESLRNDGRVWAPKTVEIAEQLRKGTLKADQVKEDDRDYFLERKYPAFGNLVPRDVASRNAKEMVEEGKGVGGSGFAVFLDFADAIKRLGEETVKAKYGNLFDMYIQITDENPYKQPMRIYPAVHYTMGGLWVDYNLSTTIPGLYALGECNFSDHGANRLGASALMQGLSDGYFVIPYTLGDYLAKIGPKKVDTNHPAFAATKKDVVDHVNKLLALKGTKTTNEYHRELGHIMWEYCGMARTDEGLRKAKGLIQALKADFWKNAIVTGENEEVNASLERAGRVADFIELGELMIDDALMRKESCGGHFRVESQTADGEALRDDENFAFVAAWEFKGENQPEELHKEQLTFEAVHLSQRNYA, from the coding sequence ATGACATTAGATGCTAAAATTCCTCAAGGCCCATTAGCCGAAAAATGGAGCAAGCATAAATTTGATCTGAAGCTGGTTAACCCCGCCAACAAGCGTAAATACGATATCATTATTGTAGGTACCGGTTTGGCCGGCGCTTCGGCAGCTGCCACCTTGGGCGAGCTGGGTTACAACGTTAAGGCATTTTGTTTTCAGGACAGTCCCCGCCGTGCGCACTCTATTGCTGCACAAGGTGGTATCAATGCCGCTAAAAACTACCAGAACGACGGCGACAGCGTTTTCCGTTTATTTTACGATACCATTAAAGGTGGCGATTACCGTGCCCGCGAATCAAACGTTCACCGTTTGGCCGAAGTTTCGGTAAACATTATTGACCAGTGCGTAGCACAAGGCGTACCTTTTGCCCGCGAATACGGCGGCTTGCTGGATAACCGTTCATTCGGTGGTTCACAGGTATCCCGTACTTTCTACGCAAGGGGCCAGACAGGACAGCAGCTTTTATTAGGCGCATACTCCGCCCTTAACCGCCAGATCCATGCCGGTAAAGTAAAAATGTACACCCGCCACGAAATGCTTGACGTGGTAACTATCGATGGCCATGCCAAAGGTATTGTTACCCGTAACATGCTAACCGGCGCTATTGATACCCATGCTGGTCATGCGGTATTGTTATGTACCGGTGGCTACAGCAACGTATTCTACCTGTCAACAAACGCTATTGGCTCAAACGTAACGGCAGCCTGGAGGGCACACAAACGCGGTGCTTTCTTCGGTAACCCTTGCTATACTCAAATTCACCCAACCTGTATCCCGGTAACCGGCGATCACCAGTCTAAGCTTACGCTGATGTCTGAGTCGCTGCGTAACGACGGTAGGGTATGGGCTCCTAAAACTGTTGAAATTGCCGAGCAATTACGTAAAGGCACATTGAAAGCAGACCAGGTTAAAGAGGACGATCGTGATTATTTCCTTGAGCGTAAATACCCGGCTTTCGGTAACCTTGTTCCGCGCGACGTGGCTTCACGTAACGCAAAGGAAATGGTTGAAGAAGGTAAAGGTGTAGGTGGATCTGGTTTCGCAGTATTCCTTGATTTTGCCGATGCTATTAAGCGTTTAGGCGAAGAAACCGTTAAAGCCAAATACGGTAACCTGTTTGATATGTACATCCAGATCACGGATGAAAACCCATATAAACAACCAATGCGTATTTACCCTGCGGTTCACTATACCATGGGCGGTCTTTGGGTTGATTATAACCTGAGCACTACAATCCCCGGCTTATATGCTTTGGGCGAGTGTAACTTCTCTGACCACGGTGCTAACCGCCTTGGTGCATCTGCACTGATGCAGGGTTTATCAGATGGCTACTTCGTGATCCCTTATACCCTTGGTGATTACCTGGCTAAGATCGGCCCTAAAAAGGTTGACACTAACCACCCAGCTTTTGCAGCCACCAAAAAAGACGTAGTTGACCACGTAAATAAATTACTGGCCCTTAAAGGCACTAAAACTACTAACGAGTACCACCGCGAGCTTGGCCACATTATGTGGGAATATTGCGGTATGGCCCGTACCGACGAAGGTTTGAGAAAAGCAAAAGGCCTGATCCAGGCATTGAAAGCTGATTTCTGGAAAAACGCTATCGTAACCGGCGAGAACGAAGAAGTAAACGCTTCGTTAGAAAGAGCTGGCCGCGTAGCCGATTTCATTGAACTTGGCGAGCTGATGATCGACGACGCTTTGATGCGTAAAGAATCATGCGGTGGCCACTTCAGGGTTGAATCACAAACTGCAGATGGTGAAGCATTACGTGATGACGAAAACTTCGCGTTTGTAGCTGCCTGGGAATTCAAAGGCGAAAATCAGCCGGAAGAATTACATAAAGAGCAATTGACATTTGAAGCAGTTCACCTGTCTCAAAGAAACTATGCTTAA
- a CDS encoding succinate dehydrogenase cytochrome b subunit, translated as MSEFKQTLNSSLGKKLIMALTGLFLCTFLIVHVGGNLLLFNNDNGFSFNVYANFLTHFPPIEVIAYLLYLSILVHALYGLILTVKNRKARPVRYAVAAKSDASWSSKNMGLLGSIMFLFIVIHMGDFWFRYHNDKTMGFKEYRTDLATGETKVSDYTPANAEFSHSVSTENNVEVVRVKDLHARVAYSFSNLIYVIFYVIAMGAVAFHLLHGFQSAFRTLGWVHRKYTPVVYFIGTWLFAVIIPLAFAAMPVYYYYLSTQGAH; from the coding sequence ATGAGCGAATTCAAACAAACCTTAAACTCGTCGCTGGGCAAAAAGCTGATCATGGCTTTAACAGGCTTGTTTCTGTGCACGTTTTTAATTGTGCACGTAGGCGGCAACCTGCTATTGTTTAACAACGATAACGGTTTCAGTTTTAACGTGTATGCCAACTTCCTTACGCATTTCCCGCCTATTGAAGTTATAGCATACCTGTTGTACCTTTCTATTTTGGTGCATGCACTATACGGCCTGATCCTGACTGTCAAAAACCGTAAAGCCCGCCCGGTACGCTATGCAGTAGCGGCAAAATCTGATGCCTCATGGTCATCAAAAAACATGGGCCTTTTAGGTTCAATCATGTTCCTGTTTATCGTTATCCACATGGGCGATTTCTGGTTTCGTTACCACAACGACAAAACCATGGGCTTTAAAGAGTACCGTACCGATCTGGCAACAGGCGAAACAAAAGTTAGTGATTATACTCCTGCTAACGCTGAATTCAGCCACTCGGTATCAACCGAAAACAATGTGGAAGTTGTTAGGGTAAAGGACTTGCACGCACGTGTTGCTTATAGCTTCAGCAACCTTATTTACGTTATATTTTACGTAATAGCTATGGGTGCTGTAGCATTTCACTTGTTACATGGTTTCCAGAGCGCGTTCCGTACGCTGGGCTGGGTACACCGTAAATATACTCCGGTAGTTTATTTTATTGGCACATGGCTGTTTGCGGTTATTATTCCGCTTGCTTTTGCCGCCATGCCGGTTTATTATTACTATTTATCAACCCAGGGAGCTCACTAA